From Phragmitibacter flavus, the proteins below share one genomic window:
- the vccD gene encoding Verru_Chthon cassette protein D, which produces MNVRLKDCRLLCYGFSLVEMLMVCGIFAVLLALVTPAAISLISASRMNSAVSMLNDELNLARQAAMTENRDVEVRFYRVASNVGGEGFQYRAFRTLRQQQKGDGSQLVADGPVKRLPGSVILSANAEHSTLLDYANPNRSGLSSGQEDLPGERLPSDYVGLVFKPDGGTSLNPVDLPEGNWFLTLFQDQDKRGPESGLPANFCTLQIEPITGRSRVYRP; this is translated from the coding sequence ATGAATGTCCGACTTAAAGACTGTCGTTTGCTGTGTTATGGATTTTCCCTGGTGGAGATGCTGATGGTTTGCGGCATTTTTGCGGTGCTGCTGGCTTTGGTAACGCCAGCGGCGATTTCGTTGATCAGTGCTTCGCGGATGAACAGCGCGGTGTCGATGTTGAATGATGAATTGAACCTGGCGCGTCAGGCGGCGATGACGGAGAATCGTGATGTTGAAGTGCGATTTTACCGGGTGGCTTCGAATGTGGGAGGGGAGGGTTTTCAGTATCGGGCGTTTCGAACGTTGCGGCAGCAACAGAAGGGTGACGGTTCGCAACTGGTGGCTGACGGGCCGGTGAAGCGGTTGCCTGGATCGGTAATTCTTTCGGCCAATGCAGAACATTCGACACTGCTGGATTATGCCAATCCCAACCGGTCGGGTCTGTCATCTGGTCAGGAGGATCTGCCGGGGGAACGTTTGCCTTCAGATTATGTGGGGCTGGTATTTAAGCCGGATGGAGGAACGAGTTTAAACCCTGTGGATCTGCCGGAAGGGAACTGGTTTCTCACCTTGTTTCAGGATCAGGACAAGAGAGGGCCGGAATCGGGATTACCGGCGAATTTTTGCACGTTGCAGATCGAACCGATCACGGGGCGTTCGAGAGTTTATCGGCCTTGA
- a CDS encoding TrkH family potassium uptake protein, translated as MKKKFNSSNDPDAPRFHGWSSLLAFFTGVGSLATLIVQLGFVGQVTPTIHLITLGLAVLFTFEQVLALPDILKRSKKAQRKLWLLVVAVITLALMVVLAVAGWIDGHDHKLSLLAHATVQTIIFVTLFLRGLRHQARLTAVTLRPGWLLMGSFGSVVIVGTLLLKMPLAVTEGNTLTWLDSLFTSTSAVCVTGLVVHNTAEFFTPTGQMILLVLIQFGGLGIMTITFFMAAVLFQGMSLHDRFLLGEMIAEKRLAHVGETLRFILLFTFVTEAIGAIAIYFCLPEDRPTAERIYQSIFHSISAFCNAGFSTLPNGLADEWVKDHGTLQVVITLLAIAGGLGSLVVYDTLHYLRSRIARLFSREVRRPRLRVHTRIVWFMSALLLFGGWPLLYFTEFVIFDGNQNAGPWMTALFKSGAARTSGFNSVDMGEVSNLSIHILAFLMFVGGSPGGTAGGLRTTVVAMAAIYLWNMLRGTGQIVLFHRRLPAEVGPRALGVIVLGIGWLFVNFAILRQIQPENIPDSKLFFELVSAFGTVGLSLNLTPELTSAAKVLILINMFVGRIGLLTLIITVMPLGKKRKLAHPQEDILLV; from the coding sequence TTGAAGAAGAAGTTCAACTCTTCCAACGATCCCGATGCCCCCCGTTTTCACGGCTGGTCCAGCTTGCTCGCCTTTTTTACTGGCGTCGGTTCCCTGGCGACCCTTATCGTCCAGCTCGGGTTCGTCGGTCAGGTAACCCCAACCATCCACCTCATCACCCTCGGACTCGCGGTGCTGTTCACCTTCGAGCAGGTCCTCGCCCTGCCCGACATCCTCAAGCGCAGCAAAAAAGCCCAACGTAAACTCTGGCTCCTGGTGGTCGCCGTCATCACTCTTGCACTCATGGTGGTGTTGGCGGTCGCGGGTTGGATCGATGGTCACGATCACAAACTCTCCCTGCTCGCCCACGCCACTGTCCAGACCATCATTTTCGTCACTCTTTTTCTGCGCGGCCTGCGCCACCAAGCCCGCCTCACCGCTGTCACCCTCAGACCCGGCTGGCTGCTCATGGGCAGCTTTGGCTCCGTGGTGATCGTCGGCACCCTGCTGCTCAAAATGCCTCTCGCGGTCACCGAGGGCAACACCCTCACCTGGCTTGACTCTCTCTTCACCAGCACCAGCGCCGTCTGCGTCACCGGCCTTGTGGTCCACAACACCGCCGAATTTTTTACCCCCACTGGTCAGATGATCCTCCTCGTGCTCATCCAGTTTGGCGGACTGGGCATCATGACCATCACCTTCTTCATGGCCGCCGTGCTGTTCCAGGGCATGAGCCTTCACGACCGCTTTCTTCTCGGAGAAATGATCGCCGAAAAACGTCTCGCCCATGTCGGCGAAACCCTGCGATTCATCCTCCTCTTCACCTTCGTCACTGAAGCCATCGGAGCCATCGCCATCTACTTCTGCCTGCCGGAGGACCGCCCCACCGCCGAGCGCATCTACCAGTCCATCTTCCATTCCATCTCCGCCTTCTGCAATGCCGGATTCTCCACCCTGCCCAACGGCCTCGCCGACGAATGGGTCAAAGACCACGGCACCCTTCAGGTCGTCATCACCCTGCTCGCCATCGCCGGTGGTCTTGGCTCGCTCGTCGTCTACGACACCCTTCATTATCTTCGCAGCCGCATCGCCCGCCTGTTCAGTCGTGAAGTCCGACGCCCGCGCCTGCGCGTTCATACCCGCATCGTCTGGTTCATGTCCGCCCTGCTCCTTTTCGGCGGCTGGCCCCTGCTCTACTTCACGGAATTCGTCATCTTCGACGGCAACCAAAACGCCGGTCCGTGGATGACCGCCCTCTTCAAATCCGGTGCCGCCCGCACCTCCGGCTTCAACAGCGTCGACATGGGCGAGGTCAGCAATCTCAGCATCCACATCCTCGCTTTTCTCATGTTTGTCGGCGGCTCCCCCGGCGGCACCGCGGGCGGACTACGCACTACCGTCGTCGCCATGGCCGCCATCTATCTTTGGAACATGCTTCGCGGCACCGGCCAGATCGTCCTCTTCCATCGCCGTCTCCCCGCCGAAGTGGGCCCCCGCGCCCTCGGCGTCATCGTCCTCGGCATCGGCTGGCTTTTCGTCAACTTCGCCATCCTGCGCCAAATCCAACCCGAAAATATCCCCGACTCCAAACTCTTCTTCGAGCTCGTCAGCGCCTTCGGCACCGTCGGACTCAGCCTCAACCTCACCCCCGAACTCACCTCCGCCGCCAAGGTTCTCATTCTCATCAACATGTTCGTTGGCCGCATTGGACTCCTCACCCTGATCATCACCGTCATGCCCCTCGGCAAAAAACGCAAACTCGCCCACCCGCAGGAAGACATCCTGCTGGTCTAA
- a CDS encoding potassium channel family protein: MRFCIIGLGNFGTHLARQLARDGHEVIGVDNDPAHTEAMKDELEFLITADCSDINVFEEIPVAECDAIIVAIGESFESSLSVAANVQQTGAKRIICRVVNALHARLLKLLKIDELLIPESMAAAWLARSLRTPDLLDSFYIGKSHEIAEVVAPAALIGKTLIEADLRGRYELNLITILKRKTALSSKSSVPQIDQVLGIPDPARLFEEGDILVLFGHEKNIRRLLNDDA; this comes from the coding sequence ATGCGCTTCTGCATCATCGGCCTCGGCAACTTTGGCACCCATCTCGCCCGTCAGCTCGCCCGCGACGGACATGAAGTCATCGGCGTCGACAACGACCCCGCCCACACCGAGGCGATGAAGGACGAACTCGAGTTCCTGATCACCGCCGACTGCTCCGACATCAACGTCTTCGAAGAAATCCCGGTGGCCGAATGCGATGCCATCATCGTTGCCATCGGCGAGAGCTTCGAGTCCTCCCTTTCCGTCGCCGCCAACGTCCAGCAAACTGGCGCCAAACGCATCATCTGCCGCGTCGTCAACGCGCTGCACGCCCGTTTGCTAAAACTTCTCAAAATCGACGAACTGCTCATCCCCGAATCCATGGCCGCTGCCTGGCTTGCGCGTTCCCTGCGCACTCCCGACCTTCTTGACAGCTTTTATATCGGCAAAAGCCACGAAATCGCCGAGGTCGTCGCCCCCGCCGCCCTCATCGGCAAGACCCTTATCGAAGCCGACCTCCGTGGTCGCTACGAACTCAACCTCATCACCATTCTCAAACGCAAAACCGCCCTCTCCTCCAAATCCTCCGTCCCTCAGATTGATCAAGTCCTCGGCATCCCCGACCCAGCCCGTCTCTTCGAGGAAGGCGACATCCTCGTCCTCTTCGGCCACGAAAAAAACATTCGCCGTCTCCTCAACGACGACGCCTGA
- the vccA gene encoding Verru_Chthon cassette protein A, whose protein sequence is MKILLNKRTGALTRGMALVIVLPMLVLVTILVVAFLSTVSTEYQSTQNQVQAADARIFADSAVNLVMSQIQDATGEPSLAWASQPGMIRSFDDEGRAVAAYKLYSSGDLRKAGAFDAEAELISEIPGNWASQEMRHLYTDLNAPAYARRGGSLVAHFPILHPSAVGSAYGSPTALVGELPPVEGCYVDGNHVVLKDGVVSGNPLPMPVQWIYVLKDGTLATMDPATSRVTGAGEVLADGTVNHLVGRVAFWTDDESSKVNINTASEGTFWDRPWTSSRSSATDGDGYELLLAKRMPAQNEFQRYPGHPAMTSLSPIFPSFAGETEVDYKARIYGMIPRVVDGGSRSGTVQMGATTALVVPDADRLYATVDEFFFSATGSPRQENNKGPHLPFVTEDLERARFFLTTVSRAPEVNLFNKPRIALWPLQANTADVDQPSAAIERNAQDRLIAFCSTLGNQTGVPKPYYFQRYNTFTTSQTMGSASSQSPTMDWTEIPRNRDLYAYLQSLTSRSVPGLGGSLLDKYPQTRDQILTQMWDFVRSQVNTFSTAGNPSYYFAPFNPSGMISGQSQVVPLSLPNGTRGFGRFPTITEAALVFYASNPDDPNEVRAVLILEPFNPTPGPPVWSANVRYTAKGLDAFNAGSVNLGFPAEVSNLVTGKDGQSNATALTGLEQATQYYSTTSGKFTNAKTLGHADEELNYTFCSAAIQIPTDKFDFSGGTLKLEIAPGSNPSAVVQTIQLVFPPVARLPKPTVQANAPTYANYDNRIARYAQPSNPNGRFGILEDGKHNLLPLILASDTVRSVEARYAGPARGDLRMFAGLPQVPSSYFEGHGLTDTPLGGAPYSQTLPTAVEAKLVHSLRIDSQTGPADTSSQNGFYNGAGGKSDPRGKLVASAAYNDPNRGDSKRHSTIPVVPRGLQGALMADGVTPGDWDNGVGSIADGPYINPADQASANKSQSSSSLYYAKGGYVNGAGVAESGASFSPNRQIASAVAFGSLPSGLDPGNPDEVKPWQTLLFCRNPAGGDAHPGFGKPLGAAATGLAPPYAMVPDHAFLDLFTMPIVEPYAISEPFSTAGKVNMNYQMVPFTYLTRSTAVRAVLKSTQIMAIPTGEGGRYKFNSKDNPPPDYRYHLNLDEREGTLAGFERRFASKDIFRSASEICDIYLTPGKSVNGGQADAEVTYDEMGDWWGDYLLTGDNVREQPYGHLYPRLTTKSNTFTVHVKAQALKQRRTAAVDEFVDGLDVITSEFRGSFVIERYLDPNADSLVKADGKTATTELDDEGMVGPYKFRIRNVTRFAP, encoded by the coding sequence ATGAAAATTCTCCTGAATAAACGAACTGGCGCACTGACACGGGGCATGGCTTTGGTGATTGTGTTGCCGATGTTGGTGCTGGTCACCATTCTGGTGGTGGCATTTCTTTCGACGGTTTCCACCGAGTATCAATCGACGCAGAACCAGGTGCAGGCGGCAGATGCAAGGATCTTTGCGGACTCGGCGGTGAACCTGGTGATGTCGCAAATTCAGGATGCGACGGGTGAGCCTTCGTTGGCATGGGCGTCGCAACCCGGGATGATTCGTTCCTTTGATGATGAAGGCAGGGCGGTGGCGGCTTACAAACTTTACTCGTCCGGAGACTTGCGCAAGGCGGGTGCCTTTGATGCTGAGGCGGAGTTGATCAGTGAAATTCCAGGTAACTGGGCTTCTCAGGAGATGCGGCATCTTTACACGGATCTGAATGCGCCGGCGTATGCGCGGCGTGGGGGAAGTTTGGTCGCGCATTTTCCGATCTTGCATCCATCGGCGGTTGGCAGTGCTTATGGTTCGCCGACGGCATTGGTAGGGGAGTTGCCGCCGGTGGAGGGATGTTATGTGGATGGCAATCATGTCGTGCTGAAGGATGGTGTGGTTTCAGGCAATCCGTTGCCGATGCCGGTGCAATGGATTTATGTGCTGAAAGACGGCACGCTGGCGACGATGGATCCGGCCACGTCGAGGGTCACTGGGGCGGGTGAGGTGCTCGCGGATGGAACGGTGAATCACCTGGTGGGAAGGGTGGCGTTCTGGACGGATGATGAGAGCAGCAAGGTGAACATCAACACGGCATCAGAGGGCACGTTCTGGGACCGGCCCTGGACGTCGTCACGTTCTTCTGCCACCGACGGTGATGGTTATGAGCTGTTGCTGGCCAAGCGGATGCCGGCACAAAATGAATTTCAACGTTATCCGGGGCATCCTGCCATGACGTCGTTAAGTCCCATCTTTCCGAGTTTTGCCGGGGAAACCGAGGTGGATTACAAGGCGCGCATTTATGGGATGATTCCGCGAGTGGTGGATGGGGGAAGTCGCAGTGGCACGGTGCAGATGGGTGCAACGACGGCGTTGGTGGTTCCGGATGCGGACCGGTTGTATGCGACCGTGGATGAGTTTTTCTTCAGCGCGACCGGGTCGCCACGGCAGGAGAACAACAAAGGTCCGCACCTTCCGTTTGTTACCGAAGACCTGGAACGTGCGCGCTTTTTTCTGACCACGGTGAGCCGTGCGCCGGAAGTGAATCTTTTCAACAAACCAAGGATTGCCTTGTGGCCGTTGCAGGCAAATACGGCGGATGTGGACCAACCTTCCGCTGCGATTGAACGCAATGCGCAAGATCGGCTGATCGCTTTTTGTTCCACGCTGGGAAATCAAACAGGGGTGCCTAAGCCTTATTATTTTCAACGTTACAACACTTTCACTACTTCCCAAACGATGGGTTCGGCGAGCAGTCAAAGTCCGACGATGGACTGGACGGAGATACCAAGGAATCGGGACTTGTATGCCTATCTTCAGTCACTTACCAGCAGGTCTGTGCCGGGACTTGGGGGTAGTTTGCTGGATAAATATCCGCAGACCAGGGATCAGATTCTGACCCAAATGTGGGACTTCGTGCGAAGTCAGGTAAATACTTTCAGCACAGCAGGCAATCCCAGTTATTACTTTGCGCCGTTCAACCCTTCAGGCATGATCTCCGGGCAGTCGCAGGTGGTGCCTTTGAGCCTGCCCAACGGCACGCGTGGATTCGGCCGCTTTCCTACCATCACGGAAGCGGCGCTGGTGTTTTATGCGTCGAACCCGGACGATCCCAACGAGGTGCGCGCGGTGTTGATTCTTGAGCCGTTTAATCCGACGCCGGGGCCTCCGGTTTGGTCGGCGAATGTGAGATATACAGCCAAAGGATTGGATGCGTTCAATGCAGGATCAGTGAACCTGGGTTTTCCCGCAGAGGTGAGCAATCTGGTGACTGGCAAGGATGGTCAGTCGAACGCGACGGCGCTAACCGGGTTGGAGCAGGCAACGCAATATTACAGCACCACCAGCGGCAAGTTTACGAATGCCAAAACGCTGGGACATGCGGATGAAGAATTGAACTATACGTTTTGTTCTGCGGCAATTCAGATTCCGACCGACAAATTTGATTTCAGCGGCGGGACCCTCAAGCTAGAGATAGCGCCGGGATCGAATCCATCGGCGGTGGTGCAGACGATTCAGTTGGTTTTTCCTCCGGTTGCGCGACTGCCGAAACCCACCGTCCAGGCGAACGCGCCAACTTATGCGAATTACGACAACCGGATTGCCCGGTATGCACAGCCAAGCAATCCCAATGGACGATTTGGAATCCTTGAAGATGGAAAGCACAATCTGCTGCCGCTGATTCTGGCCTCGGATACGGTGCGCAGTGTGGAGGCCCGTTATGCTGGTCCTGCTCGCGGTGATCTGAGGATGTTCGCGGGGTTGCCACAGGTTCCATCGAGTTACTTTGAAGGTCATGGATTGACGGACACTCCGTTGGGTGGGGCGCCTTATTCGCAAACTTTGCCGACGGCAGTCGAGGCCAAATTGGTGCATAGTTTGCGCATTGACAGTCAGACGGGTCCGGCGGACACGAGCAGTCAAAACGGTTTCTACAATGGTGCTGGCGGGAAGAGTGATCCTCGGGGAAAACTGGTGGCGTCCGCTGCTTACAACGATCCCAATCGGGGGGATAGTAAACGGCATTCGACCATTCCGGTGGTGCCTCGTGGGTTGCAAGGGGCGCTGATGGCGGACGGGGTTACGCCGGGTGATTGGGACAACGGGGTGGGGAGCATTGCGGATGGTCCCTACATCAACCCGGCGGACCAGGCCAGTGCCAACAAATCGCAATCCAGTTCGAGTCTTTATTATGCGAAGGGCGGTTATGTGAACGGTGCGGGCGTGGCGGAAAGCGGAGCTTCGTTTTCACCTAACCGCCAGATAGCATCGGCAGTGGCGTTTGGGTCATTGCCCTCGGGTCTTGATCCGGGCAATCCTGATGAGGTGAAACCCTGGCAGACCTTGCTGTTTTGTCGGAATCCAGCGGGTGGGGATGCCCATCCTGGTTTTGGCAAGCCATTGGGTGCAGCGGCAACGGGGTTGGCTCCTCCGTATGCGATGGTGCCGGATCATGCCTTTCTTGATTTGTTTACGATGCCGATTGTGGAGCCTTATGCGATCAGTGAACCTTTTTCCACGGCAGGCAAGGTGAACATGAATTATCAGATGGTGCCGTTCACTTATCTGACCCGGTCAACGGCGGTCAGGGCGGTATTGAAGTCCACCCAGATCATGGCGATTCCGACCGGTGAGGGAGGACGTTACAAATTCAATTCAAAGGACAATCCACCGCCTGACTATCGCTATCATTTGAATCTTGATGAGAGGGAAGGAACGCTGGCGGGATTTGAAAGACGTTTTGCCTCGAAGGATATCTTCCGTTCGGCTTCGGAGATCTGCGACATTTATCTAACTCCCGGCAAGTCAGTGAACGGTGGACAGGCGGATGCTGAAGTGACTTATGATGAAATGGGGGATTGGTGGGGAGATTACCTGCTCACCGGTGACAATGTGCGCGAGCAGCCGTATGGGCACTTGTATCCGCGGCTAACGACCAAATCGAACACCTTCACGGTGCATGTGAAAGCGCAGGCGTTGAAGCAGCGTCGGACGGCGGCGGTGGATGAGTTTGTGGATGGTCTGGATGTGATCACCAGCGAGTTTAGGGGTTCGTTTGTGATTGAGCGGTATCTTGATCCAAATGCGGATTCGCTGGTGAAGGCCGACGGGAAAACGGCCACGACTGAACTGGATGATGAAGGCATGGTCGGGCCTTACAAATTTCGCATCCGCAATGTTACCCGTTTTGCTCCATGA
- a CDS encoding glycoside hydrolase family 5 protein: protein MFQVLLAASLLGAVANAYGAPGVGLVPNGDFEKGNEAGDWPVGWAKPKEGGSWQTEGENRFIRLSSTSPGAMIMIYQEIPIPAEVKAIEVKWRHRITGLKKGTSDWFDARIMMEFLDGQRAKVSPGPKVPSFRKDVPEWTEASVQFLVSEGATMLKFMPALFQVESGVWDIDDMSISAVDPEPLRVEAAERAAKAAAAMEKRLAGKRAKASAALQQHGDLIVDGGYTKPPGKKAKNLVDEEGNRYLRLESKEPGKMVLDYREIDLPEGVEALSLGWKQRISDLKKGEKSWYDARILLEFKGADGKVMKGKPAAPYSQRNTEGWVERSTEFLVPKEAASVVIMPALFHVKAGRFELDDFSLKPVDPAVLVAKQKEREERVAKSKVPVEADDQTKWPPMLKVKGNRLVTVDGGKEVWLQGMNVASLEWSVRGEQVHKSIVVGLEQWKGNVIRLPIKEDYWFGKDMGDEGEAYREVVDQAVTLAANRGCYLVLDLHRYRAPKKEHLAFWADAAARYKDHPAVIFDLLNEPHGISWEVWRNGGFVEERKKEGDEDAFLSAEEKLHNKRGFESPGMQAMLDAVRATGAKNLVVVGGLDYAYQLDGIVDGFGLKDEEGNGIIYACHIYPWKKGWQKYLLDAAALHPILLGEVGADAKKMDFMPHEMQEDAETWVPDILGLIQEHRLNWTAWCFHPSASPRMLLNWDYEPTPVWGAPAKEAMSGKAFPMGKLR from the coding sequence ATGTTCCAAGTTCTGCTGGCGGCGTCTTTGCTGGGTGCGGTTGCCAATGCTTATGGGGCGCCGGGGGTTGGGTTGGTGCCGAATGGGGATTTTGAGAAGGGCAATGAGGCGGGCGACTGGCCGGTTGGGTGGGCGAAACCGAAGGAGGGTGGTTCGTGGCAGACGGAAGGGGAAAACCGTTTCATCCGGTTGAGCAGCACTTCGCCGGGAGCGATGATCATGATTTATCAGGAGATTCCGATTCCGGCGGAGGTGAAAGCGATTGAGGTGAAGTGGCGGCATCGGATCACGGGATTAAAGAAGGGGACGAGTGACTGGTTTGACGCGCGCATCATGATGGAGTTTTTGGATGGGCAGCGGGCCAAGGTGTCGCCGGGGCCGAAGGTGCCGTCTTTCCGCAAGGATGTGCCGGAGTGGACGGAGGCGAGTGTGCAGTTTTTGGTGTCGGAGGGGGCGACGATGTTGAAGTTTATGCCGGCGCTTTTTCAGGTGGAGTCTGGGGTTTGGGATATTGATGACATGAGCATCAGTGCGGTGGACCCCGAGCCGTTGCGGGTGGAGGCGGCGGAGCGTGCGGCCAAGGCGGCGGCGGCGATGGAGAAGAGGCTTGCGGGCAAACGGGCGAAGGCGTCGGCGGCGTTGCAGCAGCATGGAGATTTGATTGTGGACGGCGGGTATACGAAGCCGCCCGGGAAGAAGGCGAAAAATCTTGTAGATGAAGAGGGGAACCGTTATTTGCGTTTGGAGAGCAAGGAGCCGGGCAAGATGGTGCTGGATTACCGAGAGATTGATTTGCCTGAGGGGGTGGAGGCGTTGTCGCTGGGGTGGAAACAGCGGATCAGTGATTTAAAGAAGGGGGAGAAGTCGTGGTATGATGCGCGGATTCTTTTGGAGTTTAAGGGGGCGGATGGCAAGGTGATGAAGGGGAAGCCAGCGGCACCATATTCGCAGCGCAATACGGAGGGTTGGGTGGAGAGGTCGACGGAGTTTTTGGTGCCGAAAGAGGCGGCATCGGTGGTGATCATGCCGGCGTTGTTTCATGTGAAGGCGGGTAGGTTTGAGCTGGATGATTTTTCGTTAAAGCCGGTGGATCCGGCGGTGTTGGTGGCGAAGCAGAAGGAGCGGGAGGAGAGGGTGGCGAAGTCGAAGGTGCCGGTGGAGGCGGATGATCAGACGAAGTGGCCGCCGATGTTGAAGGTGAAGGGGAACCGGCTGGTGACGGTGGATGGCGGGAAAGAGGTGTGGTTGCAGGGGATGAATGTGGCGAGTCTGGAATGGAGTGTGCGTGGGGAGCAGGTTCACAAGTCGATTGTGGTGGGGCTTGAGCAGTGGAAGGGCAATGTGATCCGTCTGCCGATCAAGGAGGATTATTGGTTTGGCAAGGACATGGGGGATGAGGGGGAGGCGTATCGCGAGGTGGTGGATCAGGCGGTGACGCTGGCGGCGAACCGGGGATGTTATCTGGTGCTGGATTTGCATCGTTATCGCGCGCCGAAGAAGGAACATCTGGCGTTTTGGGCAGATGCGGCGGCGCGGTATAAGGATCATCCGGCGGTGATTTTTGATTTGTTGAATGAGCCGCACGGGATCTCGTGGGAGGTGTGGCGTAATGGGGGTTTTGTGGAGGAAAGAAAGAAGGAGGGGGATGAGGATGCGTTTTTGTCGGCGGAGGAGAAGTTGCACAACAAGCGTGGGTTTGAGTCGCCGGGAATGCAGGCGATGCTGGATGCGGTGCGTGCGACGGGTGCGAAGAATTTGGTGGTGGTGGGGGGGCTGGATTATGCGTATCAGCTGGATGGGATTGTGGACGGGTTTGGTTTAAAGGACGAAGAGGGCAACGGGATCATTTATGCGTGCCATATTTACCCGTGGAAGAAGGGGTGGCAGAAGTATCTGCTGGACGCGGCGGCGTTGCATCCGATCCTGTTGGGGGAGGTGGGGGCGGATGCAAAGAAGATGGATTTCATGCCGCATGAGATGCAGGAGGATGCGGAGACATGGGTGCCGGACATTTTGGGGTTGATTCAGGAGCATCGTTTGAACTGGACGGCTTGGTGTTTTCATCCGAGTGCGAGTCCGCGGATGTTGCTGAATTGGGATTATGAACCGACGCCAGTGTGGGGCGCGCCTGCGAAGGAGGCGATGTCGGGGAAGGCGTTTCCGATGGGGAAACTGCGCTGA
- the vccB gene encoding Verru_Chthon cassette protein B, translated as MQRIQARSVLAFRPTSIPARTLKGFTLVEVALAMGILSFAFVAIFGMLPIGLDVSRRTVDAMMVGQITQKLANEAQQADFSVLSEVTTSEVTGPWYFDDQGNVAEDETSSVYKAEVHVNKSAVLPGGLNTSNLAVVTVCVLNTKSQRIVRKDEGDGGGDEAEKLLSHPSAMKTAFLVTDNGR; from the coding sequence ATGCAACGAATACAAGCACGCTCCGTTTTGGCTTTTCGCCCGACATCGATTCCGGCCAGAACCCTCAAGGGATTTACATTGGTGGAAGTGGCGTTGGCAATGGGGATTCTGTCTTTTGCATTTGTGGCCATCTTTGGCATGTTACCCATTGGATTGGATGTGTCGCGTCGAACGGTGGATGCGATGATGGTGGGGCAGATCACCCAGAAGCTGGCGAATGAGGCGCAGCAGGCCGATTTCTCGGTGTTGTCGGAAGTGACGACCAGTGAGGTGACGGGACCGTGGTATTTTGATGATCAAGGCAATGTGGCGGAGGATGAAACATCGTCCGTTTACAAGGCGGAGGTGCATGTGAATAAAAGCGCGGTTCTGCCCGGGGGTTTGAACACGTCGAATCTGGCGGTGGTTACTGTGTGTGTGCTGAATACGAAGTCACAGCGGATTGTTCGGAAGGATGAAGGCGATGGTGGTGGTGATGAGGCGGAGAAGTTGCTGAGTCATCCGTCGGCGATGAAGACGGCATTTTTGGTGACCGACAATGGAAGATAG
- the vccC gene encoding Verru_Chthon cassette protein C, whose translation MLVFKKRNRLIQGFTLVELLISAGLLAVIMVLVSQLTLQTSQVWRGAVNKIQTFQEARAAFESMTRTLSQATLNTYYDYYDGSNRSRLGLTATELAGFTPAVYDRISDLHFISGQSAALLANSSAAVHTQTHAVFFQAPLGRSGSYGELRNTLNACGYFLSFGSDESSVPKPVKGAPSYEPRYRFRLMEMTQRSERLGIYDPTTGRSSDWFVNHAATTSRVVAENVIALVLLPQLSPHDDAPDGIGDGVSIAPHYNYNSRVRRAAAEDVEWASASPAFPADRFTIFPAGGKPPLSASRHDQLPPLMKVVMVVIDEASARRVQGNDTTPPAAIDLAATSLFKHAVLLKDDLRAVEAICRAEAGNLTGNTVPLTYRIFTTEIIMREAKWSVN comes from the coding sequence ATGTTGGTCTTCAAGAAGAGGAATCGATTGATCCAGGGTTTTACTTTGGTGGAGCTACTGATCTCGGCGGGACTGCTTGCGGTGATCATGGTATTGGTTTCGCAACTTACTTTGCAGACCAGTCAGGTGTGGCGTGGGGCGGTGAACAAGATCCAGACTTTTCAAGAAGCGCGGGCGGCGTTTGAATCGATGACGAGAACGTTAAGTCAGGCGACGCTGAACACTTACTACGATTATTATGATGGCAGCAATCGTTCACGCTTGGGGTTGACTGCAACTGAGCTGGCGGGGTTTACCCCAGCAGTATACGATCGTATTTCCGACCTGCACTTCATCAGCGGGCAATCCGCTGCGTTGCTGGCGAACAGTTCTGCGGCGGTTCACACCCAGACGCATGCGGTGTTTTTTCAGGCTCCCTTGGGACGTTCGGGTTCTTATGGGGAACTGCGCAATACGTTGAACGCCTGCGGCTATTTTTTGAGTTTTGGCAGTGATGAAAGCTCGGTGCCCAAACCAGTGAAGGGGGCCCCGAGTTATGAACCGAGATACCGGTTTCGATTGATGGAAATGACCCAGCGCAGCGAGCGACTGGGAATCTACGATCCGACCACTGGCAGGAGCAGTGACTGGTTTGTCAATCATGCCGCGACGACCAGTCGGGTGGTGGCTGAGAATGTCATCGCGCTGGTGCTTTTGCCACAATTGTCGCCTCATGATGATGCACCGGATGGCATCGGGGACGGGGTGTCGATTGCACCGCATTACAACTACAACAGTCGAGTCAGGCGGGCGGCTGCTGAGGATGTTGAATGGGCGTCAGCGTCGCCCGCGTTTCCGGCGGACCGGTTCACGATTTTTCCTGCTGGAGGCAAGCCACCTTTGTCGGCATCGCGTCATGATCAATTGCCGCCGTTGATGAAGGTGGTCATGGTGGTGATTGATGAAGCTTCGGCTCGTCGAGTTCAGGGTAACGACACCACTCCGCCAGCGGCCATTGATCTGGCGGCGACATCGCTGTTTAAGCATGCGGTTTTGTTGAAGGATGATCTTAGGGCGGTGGAAGCAATCTGTCGTGCGGAGGCGGGAAATTTGACGGGCAATACGGTGCCGCTGACTTATCGGATCTTCACGACGGAGATCATCATGCGGGAAGCGAAATGGAGTGTGAACTGA